A genomic window from Sebastes fasciatus isolate fSebFas1 chromosome 7, fSebFas1.pri, whole genome shotgun sequence includes:
- the picalmb gene encoding phosphatidylinositol binding clathrin assembly protein b isoform X8: MSGQSITDRITAAQHSVTGSAVSKTVCKATTHEVMGPKKKHLDYLIHCTNEMNVNIPQLADSLFERTTNTSWVVVFKSLITTHHLMVYGNERFVQYLASRNTLFNLSNFLDKSGLQGYDMSTFIRRYSRYLNEKAVSYRQVAFDFTKVKRGVDGVMRTMNTEKLLKTIPIIQNQMDALLDFNVNANELTNGVINAAFMLLFKDSIRLFAAYNEGIINLLEKYFDMKKIQCKEGLDIYKKFLTRMTRISEFLKVAEQVGIDRGDIPDLSQAPSSLLEALEQHLASLEGKKVKDSTAASRASTLSNAVSSLASTGMSFTKVDEREKQAALEEEQARLKALKEQRLKELSKRPSFATTDTSPISTTGGTITTAAAIDLFSTPSCSNGAVKMESDLFDLQSTFQPSMQSGSTGLPVATAWADPFTSAEAGDESMPNLNPFLSKLVVDATHLPVVSSDGVSFSSRTSGHEMFGDSFCGPVSIAQHLPHQAPFPTEPSTVAGLFRGYSTPQAAPPQSAGGLQVDFESVFGAKAAGSNSLNSDDISGGILKPTLCGSNQASGQLPDKLVSDDLDSSLANLVGSEYLGIGNGTMKNDMHWSQPGEKRMTGGTNWQPKAAPSTTWNPVSMPTSVMAFPATTPTGMMGYGMPPQMGSMGMMNPPTMMYSQPVMRPPNPFGSVSSAQVGARQSDHAAELMHNEPSAASSPSSQSPLRAPGQDPFAHLSLKDFL; the protein is encoded by the exons ATTTGATCCACTGCACCAACGAGATGAACGTCAACATTCCCCAACTGGCTGACTCGCTATTTGAGAGGACCACCAACACCAGCTGGGTTGTCGTGTTTAAGTCACTCATCACCACGCACCACCTCATGGTCTACGGCAACGAG CGTTTTGTCCAATACTTGGCGTCAAGGAATACACTATTCAACCTCAGTAATTTTTTGGACAAAAGTGGGTTACAAG GTTATGACATGTCCACATTTATCAGGAGGTATAGTCGATACCTGAACGAAAAAGCCGTTTCGTACAGACAGGTTGCCTTTGACTTCACAAAAGTTAAACGCGG AGTGGACGGCGTGATGCGGACCATGAATACAGAGAAGCTGCTCAAGACGATCCCCATTATTCAGAACCAGATGGATGCCCTCCTCGATTTCAAT GTCAATGCCAACGAGCTGACTAATGGAGTCATCAATGCCGCCTTCATGCTCCTCTTCAAAGACTCCATCAGGCTCTTTGCTGCTTATAACGAAGGCATTATCAACCTGCTCG AGAAATATTTTGACATGAAGAAGATTCAGTGTAAAGAAGGTTTGGACATTTACAAGAAATTTCTCACCCGAATGACCCGGATATCAGAGTTCCTCAAAGTAGCCGAG CAGGTGGGCATCGATCGAGGAGACATTCCAGATCTTTCACAG GCTCCCAGTAGCCTTCTCGAAGCTCTGGAGCAGCACTTGGCCTCTTTAGAGGGCAAGAAGGTCAAAGACTCCACTGCAGCCAGCAG GGCCAGCACTCTGTCAAACGCAGTCTCATCACTGGCCAGCACGGGGATGTCTTTCACTAAAGTGGACGAGCGGGAGAAGCAGGCGGCTCTCGAAGAGGAACAGGCTCGACTCAAAGCTCTGAAG GAACAGCGGCTCAAAGAGCTGTCCAAGAGGCCCTCCTTCGCCACCACTGACACGTCGCCGATCTCCACCACCGGGGGCACTATCACCACAGCAGCAGCCATCGACCTCTTCTCCACACCCAGCTGCTCTAATGG TGCGGTGAAGATGGAGAGTGACCTTTTTGACCTTCAGTCAACTTTTCAGCCCTCCATGCAATCAGGCTCTACAGGGCTTCCAGTGGCAACGGCGTGGGCAG ATCCTTTCACCTCTGCTGAAGCCGGGGATGAATCCATGCCAAACCTTAACCCTTTCCTCTCAAAACTCGTTGTCGATGCCACTCACTTACCTGTCGTGTCTTCAGACGGTGTTAGCTTTTCTTCTAGGACATCCGGTCATGAAATGTTTGGTG ACTCCTTCTGTGGTCCAGTGTCCATTGCCCAGCACCTCCCACACCAGGCTCCCTTCCCCACTGAGCCCTCTACTGTAGCAGGTCTATTCAGAG GATACTCGACGCCACAGGCCGCTCCACCGCAGTCAGCAGGAGGACTCCAAGTGGACTTTGAGtcagtttttggagccaaagcCGCAGGCAGCAACAGCCTCAATTCGGATG ATATTTCCGGGGGCATCCTGAAACCGACTCTTTGTGGCTCCAACCAGGCGTCGGGTCAGCTGCCAGATAAGCTGGTGTCAGATGACCTTGACTCCTCCCTGGCCAACCTTGTTGGCAGTGAGT acCTCGGCATCGGGAACGGCACGATGAAAAA TGACATGCACTGGAGCCAGCCGGGGGAGAAGAGGATGACCGGCGGCACCAACTGGCAGCCCAAAGCGGCGCCGAGCACGACCTGGAACCCCGTTTCCATG CCAACGTCAGTCATGGCCTTCCCTGCCACCACACCCACAGGCATGATGGGATATGGCATG CCTCCACAAATGGGCTCTATGGGGATGATGAATCCGCCCACCATGATGTACTCCCAGCCTGTGATGAGGCCACCTAACCCCTTCGGCTCTGTGTCTAGTGCTCAGGTGGGTGCACGGCAGTCTGACCACGCCGCCGAGCTGATGCACAATGAA CCCTCCGCAGCTTCTAGTCCTTCCAGCCAGAGTCCTCTCCGAGCCCCTGGACAGGACCCGTTTGCACACCTCTCTCTCAAGGATTTCTTGTAG
- the picalmb gene encoding phosphatidylinositol binding clathrin assembly protein b isoform X5 — MSGQSITDRITAAQHSVTGSAVSKTVCKATTHEVMGPKKKHLDYLIHCTNEMNVNIPQLADSLFERTTNTSWVVVFKSLITTHHLMVYGNERFVQYLASRNTLFNLSNFLDKSGLQGYDMSTFIRRYSRYLNEKAVSYRQVAFDFTKVKRGVDGVMRTMNTEKLLKTIPIIQNQMDALLDFNVNANELTNGVINAAFMLLFKDSIRLFAAYNEGIINLLEKYFDMKKIQCKEGLDIYKKFLTRMTRISEFLKVAEQVGIDRGDIPDLSQAPSSLLEALEQHLASLEGKKVKDSTAASRASTLSNAVSSLASTGMSFTKVDEREKQAALEEEQARLKALKEQRLKELSKRPSFATTDTSPISTTGGTITTAAAIDLFSTPSCSNGAVKMESDLFDLQSTFQPSMQSGSTGLPVATAWADPFTSAEAGDESMPNLNPFLSKLVVDATHLPVVSSDGVSFSSRTSGHEMFGDRYNPFIDTNSSVSTTYKRTVRIEHSISDSFCGPVSIAQHLPHQAPFPTEPSTVAGLFRGYSTPQAAPPQSAGGLQVDFESVFGAKAAGSNSLNSDDISGGILKPTLCGSNQASGQLPDKLVSDDLDSSLANLVGSEYLGIGNGTMKNDMHWSQPGEKRMTGGTNWQPKAAPSTTWNPVSMPTSVMAFPATTPTGMMGYGMPPQMGSMGMMNPPTMMYSQPVMRPPNPFGSVSSAQPSAASSPSSQSPLRAPGQDPFAHLSLKDFL; from the exons ATTTGATCCACTGCACCAACGAGATGAACGTCAACATTCCCCAACTGGCTGACTCGCTATTTGAGAGGACCACCAACACCAGCTGGGTTGTCGTGTTTAAGTCACTCATCACCACGCACCACCTCATGGTCTACGGCAACGAG CGTTTTGTCCAATACTTGGCGTCAAGGAATACACTATTCAACCTCAGTAATTTTTTGGACAAAAGTGGGTTACAAG GTTATGACATGTCCACATTTATCAGGAGGTATAGTCGATACCTGAACGAAAAAGCCGTTTCGTACAGACAGGTTGCCTTTGACTTCACAAAAGTTAAACGCGG AGTGGACGGCGTGATGCGGACCATGAATACAGAGAAGCTGCTCAAGACGATCCCCATTATTCAGAACCAGATGGATGCCCTCCTCGATTTCAAT GTCAATGCCAACGAGCTGACTAATGGAGTCATCAATGCCGCCTTCATGCTCCTCTTCAAAGACTCCATCAGGCTCTTTGCTGCTTATAACGAAGGCATTATCAACCTGCTCG AGAAATATTTTGACATGAAGAAGATTCAGTGTAAAGAAGGTTTGGACATTTACAAGAAATTTCTCACCCGAATGACCCGGATATCAGAGTTCCTCAAAGTAGCCGAG CAGGTGGGCATCGATCGAGGAGACATTCCAGATCTTTCACAG GCTCCCAGTAGCCTTCTCGAAGCTCTGGAGCAGCACTTGGCCTCTTTAGAGGGCAAGAAGGTCAAAGACTCCACTGCAGCCAGCAG GGCCAGCACTCTGTCAAACGCAGTCTCATCACTGGCCAGCACGGGGATGTCTTTCACTAAAGTGGACGAGCGGGAGAAGCAGGCGGCTCTCGAAGAGGAACAGGCTCGACTCAAAGCTCTGAAG GAACAGCGGCTCAAAGAGCTGTCCAAGAGGCCCTCCTTCGCCACCACTGACACGTCGCCGATCTCCACCACCGGGGGCACTATCACCACAGCAGCAGCCATCGACCTCTTCTCCACACCCAGCTGCTCTAATGG TGCGGTGAAGATGGAGAGTGACCTTTTTGACCTTCAGTCAACTTTTCAGCCCTCCATGCAATCAGGCTCTACAGGGCTTCCAGTGGCAACGGCGTGGGCAG ATCCTTTCACCTCTGCTGAAGCCGGGGATGAATCCATGCCAAACCTTAACCCTTTCCTCTCAAAACTCGTTGTCGATGCCACTCACTTACCTGTCGTGTCTTCAGACGGTGTTAGCTTTTCTTCTAGGACATCCGGTCATGAAATGTTTGGTG ATCGTTACAATCCCTTTATTGACACAAACTCATCCGTTTCAACCACTTACAAACGCACAGTGCGGATAGAACACTCCATCTCAG ACTCCTTCTGTGGTCCAGTGTCCATTGCCCAGCACCTCCCACACCAGGCTCCCTTCCCCACTGAGCCCTCTACTGTAGCAGGTCTATTCAGAG GATACTCGACGCCACAGGCCGCTCCACCGCAGTCAGCAGGAGGACTCCAAGTGGACTTTGAGtcagtttttggagccaaagcCGCAGGCAGCAACAGCCTCAATTCGGATG ATATTTCCGGGGGCATCCTGAAACCGACTCTTTGTGGCTCCAACCAGGCGTCGGGTCAGCTGCCAGATAAGCTGGTGTCAGATGACCTTGACTCCTCCCTGGCCAACCTTGTTGGCAGTGAGT acCTCGGCATCGGGAACGGCACGATGAAAAA TGACATGCACTGGAGCCAGCCGGGGGAGAAGAGGATGACCGGCGGCACCAACTGGCAGCCCAAAGCGGCGCCGAGCACGACCTGGAACCCCGTTTCCATG CCAACGTCAGTCATGGCCTTCCCTGCCACCACACCCACAGGCATGATGGGATATGGCATG CCTCCACAAATGGGCTCTATGGGGATGATGAATCCGCCCACCATGATGTACTCCCAGCCTGTGATGAGGCCACCTAACCCCTTCGGCTCTGTGTCTAGTGCTCAG CCCTCCGCAGCTTCTAGTCCTTCCAGCCAGAGTCCTCTCCGAGCCCCTGGACAGGACCCGTTTGCACACCTCTCTCTCAAGGATTTCTTGTAG
- the picalmb gene encoding phosphatidylinositol binding clathrin assembly protein b isoform X10: protein MSGQSITDRITAAQHSVTGSAVSKTVCKATTHEVMGPKKKHLDYLIHCTNEMNVNIPQLADSLFERTTNTSWVVVFKSLITTHHLMVYGNERFVQYLASRNTLFNLSNFLDKSGLQGYDMSTFIRRYSRYLNEKAVSYRQVAFDFTKVKRGVDGVMRTMNTEKLLKTIPIIQNQMDALLDFNVNANELTNGVINAAFMLLFKDSIRLFAAYNEGIINLLEKYFDMKKIQCKEGLDIYKKFLTRMTRISEFLKVAEQVGIDRGDIPDLSQAPSSLLEALEQHLASLEGKKVKDSTAASRASTLSNAVSSLASTGMSFTKVDEREKQAALEEEQARLKALKEQRLKELSKRPSFATTDTSPISTTGGTITTAAAIDLFSTPSCSNGAVKMESDLFDLQSTFQPSMQSGSTGLPVATAWADPFTSAEAGDESMPNLNPFLSKLVVDATHLPVVSSDGVSFSSRTSGHEMFGDRYNPFIDTNSSVSTTYKRTVRIEHSISDSFCGPVSIAQHLPHQAPFPTEPSTVAGLFRGYSTPQAAPPQSAGGLQVDFESVFGAKAAGSNSLNSDDISGGILKPTLCGSNQASGQLPDKLVSDDLDSSLANLVGSEYLGIGNGTMKNDMHWSQPGEKRMTGGTNWQPKAAPSTTWNPVSMPTSVMAFPATTPTGMMGYGMPPQMGSMGMMNPPTMMYSQPVMRPPNPFGSVSSAQMQFM from the exons ATTTGATCCACTGCACCAACGAGATGAACGTCAACATTCCCCAACTGGCTGACTCGCTATTTGAGAGGACCACCAACACCAGCTGGGTTGTCGTGTTTAAGTCACTCATCACCACGCACCACCTCATGGTCTACGGCAACGAG CGTTTTGTCCAATACTTGGCGTCAAGGAATACACTATTCAACCTCAGTAATTTTTTGGACAAAAGTGGGTTACAAG GTTATGACATGTCCACATTTATCAGGAGGTATAGTCGATACCTGAACGAAAAAGCCGTTTCGTACAGACAGGTTGCCTTTGACTTCACAAAAGTTAAACGCGG AGTGGACGGCGTGATGCGGACCATGAATACAGAGAAGCTGCTCAAGACGATCCCCATTATTCAGAACCAGATGGATGCCCTCCTCGATTTCAAT GTCAATGCCAACGAGCTGACTAATGGAGTCATCAATGCCGCCTTCATGCTCCTCTTCAAAGACTCCATCAGGCTCTTTGCTGCTTATAACGAAGGCATTATCAACCTGCTCG AGAAATATTTTGACATGAAGAAGATTCAGTGTAAAGAAGGTTTGGACATTTACAAGAAATTTCTCACCCGAATGACCCGGATATCAGAGTTCCTCAAAGTAGCCGAG CAGGTGGGCATCGATCGAGGAGACATTCCAGATCTTTCACAG GCTCCCAGTAGCCTTCTCGAAGCTCTGGAGCAGCACTTGGCCTCTTTAGAGGGCAAGAAGGTCAAAGACTCCACTGCAGCCAGCAG GGCCAGCACTCTGTCAAACGCAGTCTCATCACTGGCCAGCACGGGGATGTCTTTCACTAAAGTGGACGAGCGGGAGAAGCAGGCGGCTCTCGAAGAGGAACAGGCTCGACTCAAAGCTCTGAAG GAACAGCGGCTCAAAGAGCTGTCCAAGAGGCCCTCCTTCGCCACCACTGACACGTCGCCGATCTCCACCACCGGGGGCACTATCACCACAGCAGCAGCCATCGACCTCTTCTCCACACCCAGCTGCTCTAATGG TGCGGTGAAGATGGAGAGTGACCTTTTTGACCTTCAGTCAACTTTTCAGCCCTCCATGCAATCAGGCTCTACAGGGCTTCCAGTGGCAACGGCGTGGGCAG ATCCTTTCACCTCTGCTGAAGCCGGGGATGAATCCATGCCAAACCTTAACCCTTTCCTCTCAAAACTCGTTGTCGATGCCACTCACTTACCTGTCGTGTCTTCAGACGGTGTTAGCTTTTCTTCTAGGACATCCGGTCATGAAATGTTTGGTG ATCGTTACAATCCCTTTATTGACACAAACTCATCCGTTTCAACCACTTACAAACGCACAGTGCGGATAGAACACTCCATCTCAG ACTCCTTCTGTGGTCCAGTGTCCATTGCCCAGCACCTCCCACACCAGGCTCCCTTCCCCACTGAGCCCTCTACTGTAGCAGGTCTATTCAGAG GATACTCGACGCCACAGGCCGCTCCACCGCAGTCAGCAGGAGGACTCCAAGTGGACTTTGAGtcagtttttggagccaaagcCGCAGGCAGCAACAGCCTCAATTCGGATG ATATTTCCGGGGGCATCCTGAAACCGACTCTTTGTGGCTCCAACCAGGCGTCGGGTCAGCTGCCAGATAAGCTGGTGTCAGATGACCTTGACTCCTCCCTGGCCAACCTTGTTGGCAGTGAGT acCTCGGCATCGGGAACGGCACGATGAAAAA TGACATGCACTGGAGCCAGCCGGGGGAGAAGAGGATGACCGGCGGCACCAACTGGCAGCCCAAAGCGGCGCCGAGCACGACCTGGAACCCCGTTTCCATG CCAACGTCAGTCATGGCCTTCCCTGCCACCACACCCACAGGCATGATGGGATATGGCATG CCTCCACAAATGGGCTCTATGGGGATGATGAATCCGCCCACCATGATGTACTCCCAGCCTGTGATGAGGCCACCTAACCCCTTCGGCTCTGTGTCTAGTGCTCAG ATGCAGTTCATGTAA
- the picalmb gene encoding phosphatidylinositol binding clathrin assembly protein b isoform X13, whose product MSGQSITDRITAAQHSVTGSAVSKTVCKATTHEVMGPKKKHLDYLIHCTNEMNVNIPQLADSLFERTTNTSWVVVFKSLITTHHLMVYGNERFVQYLASRNTLFNLSNFLDKSGLQGYDMSTFIRRYSRYLNEKAVSYRQVAFDFTKVKRGVDGVMRTMNTEKLLKTIPIIQNQMDALLDFNVNANELTNGVINAAFMLLFKDSIRLFAAYNEGIINLLEKYFDMKKIQCKEGLDIYKKFLTRMTRISEFLKVAEQVGIDRGDIPDLSQAPSSLLEALEQHLASLEGKKVKDSTAASRASTLSNAVSSLASTGMSFTKVDEREKQAALEEEQARLKALKEQRLKELSKRPSFATTDTSPISTTGGTITTAAAIDLFSTPSCSNGAVKMESDLFDLQSTFQPSMQSGSTGLPVATAWADRYNPFIDTNSSVSTTYKRTVRIEHSISDSFCGPVSIAQHLPHQAPFPTEPSTVAGLFRGYSTPQAAPPQSAGGLQVDFESVFGAKAAGSNSLNSDDISGGILKPTLCGSNQASGQLPDKLVSDDLDSSLANLVGSEYLGIGNGTMKNDMHWSQPGEKRMTGGTNWQPKAAPSTTWNPVSMPTSVMAFPATTPTGMMGYGMPPQMGSMGMMNPPTMMYSQPVMRPPNPFGSVSSAQVGARQSDHAAELMHNEPSAASSPSSQSPLRAPGQDPFAHLSLKDFL is encoded by the exons ATTTGATCCACTGCACCAACGAGATGAACGTCAACATTCCCCAACTGGCTGACTCGCTATTTGAGAGGACCACCAACACCAGCTGGGTTGTCGTGTTTAAGTCACTCATCACCACGCACCACCTCATGGTCTACGGCAACGAG CGTTTTGTCCAATACTTGGCGTCAAGGAATACACTATTCAACCTCAGTAATTTTTTGGACAAAAGTGGGTTACAAG GTTATGACATGTCCACATTTATCAGGAGGTATAGTCGATACCTGAACGAAAAAGCCGTTTCGTACAGACAGGTTGCCTTTGACTTCACAAAAGTTAAACGCGG AGTGGACGGCGTGATGCGGACCATGAATACAGAGAAGCTGCTCAAGACGATCCCCATTATTCAGAACCAGATGGATGCCCTCCTCGATTTCAAT GTCAATGCCAACGAGCTGACTAATGGAGTCATCAATGCCGCCTTCATGCTCCTCTTCAAAGACTCCATCAGGCTCTTTGCTGCTTATAACGAAGGCATTATCAACCTGCTCG AGAAATATTTTGACATGAAGAAGATTCAGTGTAAAGAAGGTTTGGACATTTACAAGAAATTTCTCACCCGAATGACCCGGATATCAGAGTTCCTCAAAGTAGCCGAG CAGGTGGGCATCGATCGAGGAGACATTCCAGATCTTTCACAG GCTCCCAGTAGCCTTCTCGAAGCTCTGGAGCAGCACTTGGCCTCTTTAGAGGGCAAGAAGGTCAAAGACTCCACTGCAGCCAGCAG GGCCAGCACTCTGTCAAACGCAGTCTCATCACTGGCCAGCACGGGGATGTCTTTCACTAAAGTGGACGAGCGGGAGAAGCAGGCGGCTCTCGAAGAGGAACAGGCTCGACTCAAAGCTCTGAAG GAACAGCGGCTCAAAGAGCTGTCCAAGAGGCCCTCCTTCGCCACCACTGACACGTCGCCGATCTCCACCACCGGGGGCACTATCACCACAGCAGCAGCCATCGACCTCTTCTCCACACCCAGCTGCTCTAATGG TGCGGTGAAGATGGAGAGTGACCTTTTTGACCTTCAGTCAACTTTTCAGCCCTCCATGCAATCAGGCTCTACAGGGCTTCCAGTGGCAACGGCGTGGGCAG ATCGTTACAATCCCTTTATTGACACAAACTCATCCGTTTCAACCACTTACAAACGCACAGTGCGGATAGAACACTCCATCTCAG ACTCCTTCTGTGGTCCAGTGTCCATTGCCCAGCACCTCCCACACCAGGCTCCCTTCCCCACTGAGCCCTCTACTGTAGCAGGTCTATTCAGAG GATACTCGACGCCACAGGCCGCTCCACCGCAGTCAGCAGGAGGACTCCAAGTGGACTTTGAGtcagtttttggagccaaagcCGCAGGCAGCAACAGCCTCAATTCGGATG ATATTTCCGGGGGCATCCTGAAACCGACTCTTTGTGGCTCCAACCAGGCGTCGGGTCAGCTGCCAGATAAGCTGGTGTCAGATGACCTTGACTCCTCCCTGGCCAACCTTGTTGGCAGTGAGT acCTCGGCATCGGGAACGGCACGATGAAAAA TGACATGCACTGGAGCCAGCCGGGGGAGAAGAGGATGACCGGCGGCACCAACTGGCAGCCCAAAGCGGCGCCGAGCACGACCTGGAACCCCGTTTCCATG CCAACGTCAGTCATGGCCTTCCCTGCCACCACACCCACAGGCATGATGGGATATGGCATG CCTCCACAAATGGGCTCTATGGGGATGATGAATCCGCCCACCATGATGTACTCCCAGCCTGTGATGAGGCCACCTAACCCCTTCGGCTCTGTGTCTAGTGCTCAGGTGGGTGCACGGCAGTCTGACCACGCCGCCGAGCTGATGCACAATGAA CCCTCCGCAGCTTCTAGTCCTTCCAGCCAGAGTCCTCTCCGAGCCCCTGGACAGGACCCGTTTGCACACCTCTCTCTCAAGGATTTCTTGTAG
- the picalmb gene encoding phosphatidylinositol binding clathrin assembly protein b isoform X18 produces the protein MSGQSITDRITAAQHSVTGSAVSKTVCKATTHEVMGPKKKHLDYLIHCTNEMNVNIPQLADSLFERTTNTSWVVVFKSLITTHHLMVYGNERFVQYLASRNTLFNLSNFLDKSGLQGYDMSTFIRRYSRYLNEKAVSYRQVAFDFTKVKRGVDGVMRTMNTEKLLKTIPIIQNQMDALLDFNVNANELTNGVINAAFMLLFKDSIRLFAAYNEGIINLLEKYFDMKKIQCKEGLDIYKKFLTRMTRISEFLKVAEQVGIDRGDIPDLSQAPSSLLEALEQHLASLEGKKVKDSTAASRASTLSNAVSSLASTGMSFTKVDEREKQAALEEEQARLKALKEQRLKELSKRPSFATTDTSPISTTGGTITTAAAIDLFSTPSCSNGAVKMESDLFDLQSTFQPSMQSGSTGLPVATAWAGYSTPQAAPPQSAGGLQVDFESVFGAKAAGSNSLNSDDISGGILKPTLCGSNQASGQLPDKLVSDDLDSSLANLVGNLGIGNGTMKNDMHWSQPGEKRMTGGTNWQPKAAPSTTWNPVSMPTSVMAFPATTPTGMMGYGMPPQMGSMGMMNPPTMMYSQPVMRPPNPFGSVSSAQPSAASSPSSQSPLRAPGQDPFAHLSLKDFL, from the exons ATTTGATCCACTGCACCAACGAGATGAACGTCAACATTCCCCAACTGGCTGACTCGCTATTTGAGAGGACCACCAACACCAGCTGGGTTGTCGTGTTTAAGTCACTCATCACCACGCACCACCTCATGGTCTACGGCAACGAG CGTTTTGTCCAATACTTGGCGTCAAGGAATACACTATTCAACCTCAGTAATTTTTTGGACAAAAGTGGGTTACAAG GTTATGACATGTCCACATTTATCAGGAGGTATAGTCGATACCTGAACGAAAAAGCCGTTTCGTACAGACAGGTTGCCTTTGACTTCACAAAAGTTAAACGCGG AGTGGACGGCGTGATGCGGACCATGAATACAGAGAAGCTGCTCAAGACGATCCCCATTATTCAGAACCAGATGGATGCCCTCCTCGATTTCAAT GTCAATGCCAACGAGCTGACTAATGGAGTCATCAATGCCGCCTTCATGCTCCTCTTCAAAGACTCCATCAGGCTCTTTGCTGCTTATAACGAAGGCATTATCAACCTGCTCG AGAAATATTTTGACATGAAGAAGATTCAGTGTAAAGAAGGTTTGGACATTTACAAGAAATTTCTCACCCGAATGACCCGGATATCAGAGTTCCTCAAAGTAGCCGAG CAGGTGGGCATCGATCGAGGAGACATTCCAGATCTTTCACAG GCTCCCAGTAGCCTTCTCGAAGCTCTGGAGCAGCACTTGGCCTCTTTAGAGGGCAAGAAGGTCAAAGACTCCACTGCAGCCAGCAG GGCCAGCACTCTGTCAAACGCAGTCTCATCACTGGCCAGCACGGGGATGTCTTTCACTAAAGTGGACGAGCGGGAGAAGCAGGCGGCTCTCGAAGAGGAACAGGCTCGACTCAAAGCTCTGAAG GAACAGCGGCTCAAAGAGCTGTCCAAGAGGCCCTCCTTCGCCACCACTGACACGTCGCCGATCTCCACCACCGGGGGCACTATCACCACAGCAGCAGCCATCGACCTCTTCTCCACACCCAGCTGCTCTAATGG TGCGGTGAAGATGGAGAGTGACCTTTTTGACCTTCAGTCAACTTTTCAGCCCTCCATGCAATCAGGCTCTACAGGGCTTCCAGTGGCAACGGCGTGGGCAG GATACTCGACGCCACAGGCCGCTCCACCGCAGTCAGCAGGAGGACTCCAAGTGGACTTTGAGtcagtttttggagccaaagcCGCAGGCAGCAACAGCCTCAATTCGGATG ATATTTCCGGGGGCATCCTGAAACCGACTCTTTGTGGCTCCAACCAGGCGTCGGGTCAGCTGCCAGATAAGCTGGTGTCAGATGACCTTGACTCCTCCCTGGCCAACCTTGTTGGCA acCTCGGCATCGGGAACGGCACGATGAAAAA TGACATGCACTGGAGCCAGCCGGGGGAGAAGAGGATGACCGGCGGCACCAACTGGCAGCCCAAAGCGGCGCCGAGCACGACCTGGAACCCCGTTTCCATG CCAACGTCAGTCATGGCCTTCCCTGCCACCACACCCACAGGCATGATGGGATATGGCATG CCTCCACAAATGGGCTCTATGGGGATGATGAATCCGCCCACCATGATGTACTCCCAGCCTGTGATGAGGCCACCTAACCCCTTCGGCTCTGTGTCTAGTGCTCAG CCCTCCGCAGCTTCTAGTCCTTCCAGCCAGAGTCCTCTCCGAGCCCCTGGACAGGACCCGTTTGCACACCTCTCTCTCAAGGATTTCTTGTAG